The Juglans regia cultivar Chandler chromosome 16, Walnut 2.0, whole genome shotgun sequence nucleotide sequence AACATACCACTAGAGACACAATGTTGTAAGTGCACAAGAGATTCCTCTGAGGCTTAACCACAGCAAGAGCCACATGCAGGTAAAGAACCTGGGAGTTTAAGAGAATACATTTTTATGAGAAGGGgtgcacaagaaaaaaaatgataataaaaaaaaatgagggagcCAGCATAAACTTACTATGGTCAGCCCCTCTAACACTATCAAGTCCACGAACATTGTCTAGTCCGCGAGGTGGCCCGCGTGGCCCACCACCATATGGTCCTCCAGGACCTCCAGGGCCACCACCATCCCATTTCTTGCTAGCACCAGAGCCTTTTCTGTAAGCATCTGATTTCTCCATCTGAGGCATGAAAGCATTGAGAACATAAGCTTCCAATAAATTTAAGACTGATTTGATACTACCAAGTCAGTATATATCATTAAAAGTCAATGAGGAGAATCAGGCTTACCGAAAACATAGTTGCAAAAAACACGCCTATGAAGTTAACAATGGCCCAGAAGAAGTCGGTGATAGTCTTTAGGCGCCATATAGATCGCTTTGATTTCACAACACCTATGAAGTGTGCATACATAATCACAGTTAGTTCTCTCGATGGTAACAGTTGAGAGGTATGAAAGCATCTGCAATGTGTTCTTTTGGCCTCTGGGTATTTAAAACTTGGAGAcatacttcaaaacaaaaactttttatGACTCAACTATGCCACCAAATGACACAAGTATGTCATAGAACTGTATGCAAAGATAAGCAATTTCAATCGATTGAGCGTTACACACATATTTCCAATCTCAGCACCCCAGTCATCAACTCCGGGAAAAAATATACGGAAGCAACATTTGTGACAAACTTTATTGTTCAACCAAATTATATGTTCTGGAATATTCTTAATACAAAATCTTATGTTTCTAATTAAGCGTTTCTCTTATATACATCTTGTGTACTCAATTTAACTTTTGTGtcattcaataaaatattcaattgccTATGAAAAAAGATATTCTCAATACACATAAATGAAGCATATATTCCAAATTACATGAATGGAATTCTAGAAATagatgaggagaagaagtaaagaaaagacaaaaatacttttgcagatgagagagagagagagagagagagagagagagagagagagaatattgtTGCAGCGCagcagaaaaaaagaaaaaaaagatgagagataaataaataaaaactccatAC carries:
- the LOC109016109 gene encoding selenoprotein K-like, with amino-acid sequence MAFVERGVVKSKRSIWRLKTITDFFWAIVNFIGVFFATMFSMEKSDAYRKGSGASKKWDGGGPGGPGGPYGGGPRGPPRGLDNVRGLDSVRGADHSSLPACGSCCG